One genomic segment of Schlesneria paludicola DSM 18645 includes these proteins:
- the rfbC gene encoding dTDP-4-dehydrorhamnose 3,5-epimerase, whose translation MIFRETPLRGAYLIEPERMEDPRGFFARSWCQREFAERGLCDQFTQCNISFNHKAGTVRGMHYQAAPHAETKLVRCTAGAIYDVIVDMRPVSPTYRQWFAAELSAENRQMLYIPEEFAHGFQTLTDQSEVFYQMSHEFHASSSRGFRWNDEKIGISWPSPVTVIGDKDQNWPAL comes from the coding sequence GTGATCTTTCGAGAGACGCCGCTTCGTGGTGCGTACCTGATCGAGCCTGAACGAATGGAAGATCCGCGAGGGTTCTTCGCGAGGTCGTGGTGTCAGCGCGAGTTTGCCGAACGCGGGCTTTGCGATCAGTTCACGCAGTGCAACATCTCGTTCAATCATAAAGCGGGCACCGTCCGCGGCATGCACTATCAGGCCGCGCCGCATGCGGAAACCAAACTCGTTCGCTGCACTGCGGGTGCCATCTACGACGTGATCGTCGATATGCGTCCAGTCTCGCCGACATATCGCCAGTGGTTCGCCGCCGAATTGTCGGCCGAGAACCGACAGATGCTTTACATCCCCGAAGAATTCGCACACGGCTTCCAGACCCTGACCGATCAGTCAGAAGTTTTCTACCAGATGTCACACGAATTCCATGCGAGTAGTTCCCGTGGCTTCCGCTGGAACGACGAGAAAATCGGGATCTCATGGCCAAGTCCTGTCACTGTCATTGGCGACAAAGATCAGAACTGGCCTGCACTCTGA
- a CDS encoding acyltransferase, producing the protein MLVADNSARISKFADIDESTRGTKIRVGANSVIDSFVRIKCAGGTDDVVIGEHCFINSGTVIYSGNGVRMGDHVLIAANCTLAPVNHACRDRNQLIVEQRFSPSKGGIVIEDDVWIGAGSVVLDGAILRRGAVVGACALVRGELESYGIYAGNPLKKIGERT; encoded by the coding sequence ATGCTTGTCGCGGACAATTCCGCTCGCATCTCGAAATTTGCGGACATCGATGAATCGACCCGCGGAACCAAAATCCGCGTTGGAGCGAATTCGGTTATCGACTCGTTCGTGCGCATCAAATGTGCAGGCGGAACTGACGACGTCGTCATCGGTGAGCATTGCTTCATCAATTCAGGAACGGTGATTTATTCGGGGAATGGCGTCCGCATGGGCGACCATGTTCTCATCGCCGCCAATTGCACCCTTGCTCCCGTCAATCATGCCTGTCGTGACCGAAACCAGTTGATCGTCGAACAGCGATTCTCGCCCAGCAAAGGGGGGATCGTCATTGAGGATGACGTCTGGATCGGCGCTGGCAGTGTAGTGCTCGACGGCGCGATCCTTCGTCGCGGTGCGGTCGTCGGAGCCTGTGCCCTGGTTCGAGGGGAACTCGAATCCTACGGAATTTACGCCGGCAATCCGCTCAAGAAGATTGGAGAGCGGACATGA
- a CDS encoding NAD-dependent epimerase/dehydratase family protein, giving the protein MKYTVLGASGFIGSHLAALAQRQGHDVFCPARDAALEGLDLGHVIYAIGLTSDFRQRPHDTVTAHVTKLQEILTQTSFDSLVYLSSTRVYSRCLTNMIGSDGTVAVSEETPVSVLSSDFSDLYNISKLMGESLALTHGRKVKIARLSNVVGMDVTSDNFLISVLREGLKTGRVELRTALDSAKDYVSVSDVADILLRLGTSGKHSIYNLASGVNTTHREIVARLGLLTGTRFHVAPGSPTITFPPIDVRRLVDEFQYAPRSLDAMICSIVSGFRSHFSHQTGKYAA; this is encoded by the coding sequence ATGAAATACACCGTCCTCGGTGCATCCGGGTTCATCGGTTCCCATCTGGCCGCGTTGGCTCAACGCCAGGGACACGACGTTTTCTGCCCCGCCCGCGATGCGGCGCTTGAGGGGCTCGATCTGGGCCATGTGATCTACGCCATCGGGCTGACGTCCGATTTCCGTCAGCGGCCACATGACACGGTGACAGCTCATGTCACGAAACTGCAAGAGATTTTGACACAAACGTCCTTCGATTCGCTCGTGTATTTGTCGTCAACACGCGTCTATTCGCGTTGTCTAACGAACATGATCGGCAGTGACGGTACCGTCGCCGTTTCCGAAGAGACCCCGGTGAGTGTCCTTTCGTCCGATTTCAGTGACCTCTACAACATCTCCAAACTGATGGGTGAAAGCCTGGCCCTGACGCATGGCCGCAAGGTCAAGATCGCCCGGTTGTCGAACGTCGTGGGAATGGACGTCACATCCGACAATTTCCTGATCAGCGTACTACGAGAAGGGCTCAAGACGGGGCGTGTCGAACTTCGGACGGCGCTCGATTCGGCCAAAGATTATGTCTCGGTCTCGGACGTCGCAGACATCTTGCTGCGACTCGGCACTAGCGGAAAGCATTCGATCTACAACCTCGCGTCAGGCGTGAATACAACGCACCGTGAAATTGTCGCGAGACTCGGGCTGCTCACGGGAACGCGCTTCCACGTGGCACCCGGATCGCCAACCATTACCTTTCCGCCGATCGACGTCCGTCGCCTGGTCGACGAATTCCAGTATGCGCCCCGCAGTCTGGATGCGATGATCTGTTCCATCGTGAGCGGCTTCCGCTCGCATTTCTCACATCAAACAGGCAAGTACGCCGCATGA